The Bacteroidota bacterium genome contains a region encoding:
- the asnB gene encoding asparagine synthase (glutamine-hydrolyzing) yields MCGIVGVLNFSNQAPNQEKITQAIDRLCKRGPDGNGLFVHNKVVLGHTRLSIIDTSATASQPFTDNSGRYTIIFNGEFFNYQEHRKTLADKGFQFRSHSDTEVLLQLYIKEGPACLQKVNGFFALAIYDNQEQTLFVARDRMGVKPLLYFYNDQKFVFASEMKAMMELDIPQELDTVSLQTYLHLNYIPTPFTIFKNVKKLEPGNYFFIRNNIPEKHCYYSIKDTSTQENSPKDYESAKQKLVELMDKSVQLRLISDVPLGCFLSGGIDSSVIAAIASKHTKHLSTFSIGFKDEPLFDETHYAQLVAKMHGTNHTVFSLTNADLFEHLNGALDYIDEPFADSSALAVYILSKETRKQVTVALSGDGADELFAGYNKHYAAYNSREKNIANTVLKNSRLIWEALPKSRNSKFSNLIRKIEKYSTGLNLNDKERYWRWAGFTDGIESREMLHPELNQKLDSSEAERRKSEILKHIGPEINSVLHTDMELVLVNDMLTKVDMMSMANSLEVRTPFLDYNVVDFAFSLPEHFKIDKNQRKKIVKDAFRNVLPDELYTRNKQGFEVPLLNWFKSDLRSTLEELLSDSFIRDQKIFKLESVQKLKAQLFSTNPQDSVARIWALLVFQTWWKNLKKPLIIN; encoded by the coding sequence ATGTGTGGAATTGTTGGGGTATTGAATTTTTCAAATCAAGCACCAAATCAGGAAAAAATAACGCAAGCCATTGATAGGCTCTGTAAAAGAGGTCCTGATGGGAACGGATTATTTGTTCACAACAAAGTAGTTCTAGGTCATACTCGACTTTCTATAATTGATACCTCAGCAACTGCCTCCCAACCATTTACCGACAATTCGGGTCGTTACACCATAATTTTTAATGGAGAGTTCTTTAATTATCAAGAACACCGCAAAACACTTGCGGATAAGGGTTTTCAGTTTCGTTCTCACAGTGATACCGAGGTGCTTTTGCAGCTTTATATAAAGGAAGGCCCTGCTTGTTTGCAAAAAGTGAATGGTTTTTTTGCACTTGCCATTTACGATAATCAAGAGCAGACTCTCTTTGTAGCGCGCGACCGCATGGGTGTTAAACCCCTACTCTACTTTTATAATGACCAAAAATTTGTATTTGCCTCCGAAATGAAAGCTATGATGGAACTGGATATTCCACAAGAGTTGGATACCGTTTCATTGCAAACCTATTTACATTTAAATTACATCCCCACTCCTTTCACCATTTTTAAAAATGTAAAAAAGCTGGAGCCCGGTAATTACTTTTTTATCCGAAATAATATTCCCGAAAAGCACTGTTACTATAGCATAAAGGACACATCAACACAAGAAAATTCTCCGAAAGATTACGAAAGTGCAAAACAAAAATTAGTGGAACTTATGGATAAATCAGTGCAATTACGCCTGATTTCGGATGTTCCATTAGGTTGTTTTTTGAGTGGGGGTATTGATTCATCCGTGATAGCAGCAATTGCATCAAAGCATACGAAACACCTTTCCACTTTTTCGATAGGATTTAAAGATGAACCGCTTTTTGATGAAACGCATTATGCACAATTGGTAGCAAAAATGCATGGTACCAATCACACCGTTTTTTCGCTTACAAATGCCGATTTATTTGAGCACCTAAATGGAGCGCTTGATTATATTGATGAACCTTTTGCTGATTCCTCCGCACTAGCGGTATATATCTTAAGTAAAGAAACCCGCAAGCAGGTAACTGTTGCCCTTTCGGGAGATGGCGCCGATGAGCTTTTTGCAGGTTACAACAAGCATTATGCAGCCTATAACTCACGAGAAAAAAACATCGCAAATACAGTTTTAAAAAACAGTCGATTAATTTGGGAAGCATTACCCAAATCGCGCAATTCAAAATTCAGTAACTTAATTCGAAAAATAGAAAAATACAGTACCGGTTTAAATTTGAACGACAAGGAGCGTTACTGGCGCTGGGCAGGGTTTACAGATGGTATTGAAAGCCGTGAAATGTTGCATCCCGAATTAAATCAAAAACTTGATTCAAGTGAAGCAGAACGAAGAAAATCTGAAATTTTGAAGCACATTGGCCCTGAAATAAATTCAGTTTTACACACTGATATGGAATTAGTTTTAGTGAACGATATGCTCACTAAAGTGGATATGATGAGCATGGCAAACAGTTTAGAAGTGCGCACACCATTTCTGGACTATAATGTTGTTGATTTTGCCTTTTCTTTGCCCGAACATTTTAAAATCGATAAAAATCAACGTAAAAAAATAGTGAAGGATGCCTTTCGGAATGTATTGCCTGATGAGCTATACACCCGGAATAAACAAGGATTTGAAGTGCCACTATTAAATTGGTTTAAAAGTGATTTGCGCAGCACACTTGAGGAACTGTTAAGTGATTCCTTTATTAGGGATCAAAAAATTTTCAAACTTGAGTCCGTTCAAAAACTTAAAGCACAATTATTTTCGACCAATCCGCAAGACAGTGTTGCCCGAATATGGGCCTTACTGGTATTTCAGACATGGTGGAAAAATTTGAAGAAACCCTTAATAATTAATTAA
- a CDS encoding glycosyltransferase: MPRILRITNRFNLGGPTYNVAYLSKYLAPEFETLLVGGTKDESEEGSEYIVENLGLKPLIIPEMRREINFKNDYLAYKKLKEIIREFKPDIVHTHAAKAGALGRLAAISCGVPVIYHTFHGHIFNSFYFGKLKTAFYKVIEQYLARKSTKIIAISDIQADELVNQHKVFKQEKLLMVPLGFDLQKFQTNTLEKRKSFRERYKIAENEIVISIIGRLVMIKNHSMFLEAIKLLLEKTNKKVRIMIVGDGAERKNIEQKANELKLPFTNGEADTFSTITFTSWIKDIDWVCAGSDIIALTSLDEGTPVSLIEAQAANKPIVSTNVGGIENVVIPGKTALLSENNQLLPFAKNLLEMVENDELRLKMGSLGWEHVKSKFHYTRLVNDVRTSYQQSLATYRK; encoded by the coding sequence ATGCCACGAATACTTAGAATTACCAACCGTTTTAATTTAGGAGGCCCCACTTATAATGTGGCTTACTTGAGTAAATATTTAGCCCCCGAATTTGAAACACTTTTGGTTGGGGGAACAAAAGATGAAAGTGAAGAAGGTTCAGAATACATCGTAGAAAATCTTGGCCTTAAACCTTTAATTATTCCCGAAATGCGAAGGGAAATTAATTTTAAAAACGATTATCTCGCCTACAAAAAACTAAAGGAAATAATCCGCGAATTTAAACCCGATATTGTACACACCCATGCTGCTAAAGCAGGCGCATTAGGAAGATTAGCCGCTATTTCATGCGGAGTTCCAGTAATTTATCATACCTTTCATGGGCATATTTTTAACTCCTTTTATTTTGGGAAACTAAAAACAGCATTTTATAAAGTAATTGAACAATATCTTGCAAGAAAAAGCACAAAGATTATTGCAATTAGCGACATACAAGCCGATGAGCTGGTAAATCAGCACAAGGTATTTAAACAAGAAAAACTGCTAATGGTGCCGCTTGGCTTTGACTTACAAAAATTTCAGACCAATACTTTAGAAAAAAGAAAAAGTTTTCGTGAGCGCTATAAAATTGCTGAAAATGAAATTGTTATATCTATAATCGGAAGATTGGTTATGATAAAAAACCATTCGATGTTTTTGGAAGCCATTAAGCTGCTTTTAGAAAAAACAAATAAAAAGGTTAGAATTATGATTGTGGGAGATGGAGCCGAACGAAAAAATATCGAACAAAAAGCAAATGAGCTAAAATTGCCCTTTACAAACGGGGAAGCAGATACTTTTAGCACCATTACATTTACTTCATGGATTAAAGACATAGATTGGGTGTGCGCCGGTTCCGACATCATTGCGTTAACCTCTTTGGATGAAGGAACACCGGTTAGTTTAATTGAAGCCCAAGCGGCAAACAAACCAATAGTATCTACCAATGTGGGTGGAATTGAAAATGTGGTAATACCCGGAAAAACAGCCTTATTGAGTGAAAACAACCAATTGCTCCCGTTTGCAAAAAATTTGCTTGAAATGGTTGAAAATGACGAATTACGATTAAAAATGGGGAGTTTGGGCTGGGAACATGTCAAATCAAAATTCCATTATACACGTTTGGTGAACGACGTTAGAACCAGTTACCAGCAATCGCTTGCCACCTATCGGAAATAG
- a CDS encoding polysaccharide biosynthesis/export family protein, with product MKKGLLAIVLLLITLSSCRTLRPNIMMKTPKEYKFDIPKDSSNPDYKIQPNDILDFRIFSNEGFKLIDLTSLNTNNAGVNANFSIEYNVEFDGKIKLPMLGRIAVSGLTVREAERMLEEKYADFYIKPFILLKVENRKVFVFTGGSNDAKVVPLTNDATNLLQVLASAGGISDNGKAYRVKLLRGELENPKVYLFDLSTIEGIKQSSINLQSNDIIYIEPVPKFGRSLVSEIAPYVSLISSLFIILTFSRSLQ from the coding sequence ATGAAAAAAGGATTGCTTGCCATTGTGCTGCTGCTAATTACGCTTTCATCGTGTAGGACTTTACGCCCTAATATCATGATGAAAACACCAAAAGAATACAAATTTGATATACCTAAAGATTCCAGCAACCCCGATTATAAGATTCAACCGAATGATATACTTGACTTTAGGATTTTCTCGAATGAAGGCTTTAAATTAATTGACTTAACCTCATTAAATACGAATAATGCAGGGGTAAATGCCAATTTTTCGATTGAATACAATGTTGAATTTGATGGCAAAATAAAGCTCCCCATGCTCGGACGAATAGCGGTTTCCGGTTTAACCGTGCGTGAAGCAGAGCGCATGTTAGAGGAAAAATATGCGGATTTTTACATAAAACCTTTTATTTTATTAAAAGTTGAAAACCGTAAAGTATTTGTGTTTACTGGTGGTTCGAATGATGCCAAAGTTGTACCCTTAACCAACGATGCAACTAATTTATTACAAGTTTTAGCTTCTGCCGGCGGAATTTCTGACAATGGTAAAGCGTATCGGGTAAAACTACTCCGTGGCGAATTAGAGAACCCTAAAGTGTATCTTTTTGACCTTTCTACCATTGAAGGTATAAAGCAATCGAGCATAAACCTGCAGTCGAATGATATTATTTACATTGAACCTGTGCCCAAATTTGGCAGAAGCTTGGTGTCTGAGATTGCTCCTTATGTGAGCCTTATTTCGAGCTTATTTATCATTCTCACCTTTTCAAGATCACTACAGTGA
- a CDS encoding polysaccharide biosynthesis tyrosine autokinase, whose amino-acid sequence MIKNSSTIKEEFDLSLFLFITKKSLSWALVFFVLSIISAFLFVRYSTEVYQTSTVIQINQENTASQVLNVANPIEIQEKIESKIELMRSKVFLTRALSKLPLRVSYYNKGTFKTYENYVSSGYTIEVNVKNGEVYGRPFFIDFINYNEAEVAYFSNLTGEKIKQVFRTNVWNKLEDIDFKIKILDFKKVLSNKSTVKNIEQYFVVNNPDNLSALYSPSLNIRMLSSEANTIKITVKDNNPRKCTDIANIIAEEFLVYDVERKAESSNKILNFINSQLNAVYEQLSTAENKIQEFKLENKLTNPEQFSNTYTAEMNDFAKETIDLNFDKSVINEVAKSISASKNPDVYNLLAILAGTPYANTFAYLINPLEVLLSKKEMELYHATINNQQIKIIDDQIEEKRKQLYDGIKTIQEKLNRKEVSLNDRIQETEKKFINLPTKEIEYARLNRLYSINEKFYTLLLDKKAEYSISNAGYVSQNVILENAATPGVPVSPNSNMILIISVILATLSSLILIIVRYVTHNNVTSTADIVKYTDAGILGLIPKYKKEVPISQLLVDQNPKSSIAEAFRSVRTNMQFISDSLGPKVISITSSISGEGKTFVSINLGGIIAYAGKKVIIIDLDMRKPKIHIGFNASNERGMSTILIGKTDIKDCIQHSSLKNLDFITAGPIPPNPSELILTKKMEEIIEELKKSYDAVIIDNPPVGIVSDGLNNLKRADYPIFIFRSNYSKRFFFENVNNIIKEHNIKNLSIILNGVDSIHPGYGYGYGYGYGYGYGYYDDDSRAKAKPWYKKIFKRKSNAAYGYRY is encoded by the coding sequence GTGATAAAGAACAGTTCCACCATTAAGGAAGAATTTGATTTAAGCCTGTTTCTTTTTATAACAAAAAAGAGCCTGAGCTGGGCTTTAGTATTTTTTGTCCTTTCGATAATCAGTGCTTTTCTTTTTGTTCGTTATTCAACTGAGGTATACCAAACCTCTACAGTAATTCAAATAAATCAGGAAAATACTGCCAGTCAGGTATTAAACGTTGCCAATCCGATTGAAATTCAGGAAAAAATTGAAAGCAAAATAGAACTCATGCGTTCAAAGGTATTTTTAACCCGAGCGCTTTCTAAATTGCCCTTACGCGTTTCCTATTACAATAAAGGTACTTTCAAAACTTACGAAAACTATGTTTCAAGTGGCTATACCATAGAGGTAAATGTGAAAAACGGCGAGGTTTACGGAAGACCCTTTTTTATTGATTTTATAAATTATAACGAAGCCGAAGTCGCTTATTTCAGCAACCTTACCGGCGAAAAAATAAAACAAGTATTTCGAACCAATGTTTGGAATAAATTGGAAGACATCGATTTTAAAATTAAGATTTTGGATTTTAAAAAGGTACTTTCAAATAAAAGCACTGTTAAGAATATTGAACAGTATTTTGTAGTGAATAATCCGGATAACCTTTCGGCATTATACTCCCCTTCCTTAAATATTCGTATGCTCAGTTCTGAGGCAAATACAATTAAGATAACCGTTAAAGATAATAATCCTCGAAAGTGTACTGATATTGCGAATATAATAGCAGAGGAATTTTTAGTTTATGATGTAGAACGAAAAGCAGAAAGTTCGAATAAGATCTTAAATTTTATCAACAGTCAATTAAACGCCGTATACGAGCAATTAAGCACTGCCGAAAATAAAATTCAAGAATTTAAACTTGAAAATAAATTAACAAATCCGGAGCAGTTTTCGAATACTTATACTGCCGAGATGAATGATTTCGCTAAAGAAACAATTGATTTAAATTTTGACAAAAGTGTCATCAATGAAGTAGCAAAAAGCATCAGCGCAAGCAAAAATCCGGATGTATATAACTTGCTCGCAATATTAGCAGGCACACCGTATGCCAATACCTTTGCATACCTAATTAATCCGCTCGAAGTACTTTTATCAAAAAAAGAAATGGAGTTGTATCATGCAACTATCAACAATCAGCAGATTAAAATTATTGACGATCAAATTGAGGAAAAGCGGAAGCAATTATACGATGGAATTAAAACCATTCAGGAAAAACTCAATCGTAAGGAAGTAAGCTTAAATGACCGTATTCAGGAAACCGAAAAGAAGTTTATAAATCTACCTACTAAAGAAATTGAATACGCTCGCCTAAATCGATTGTATTCGATCAACGAGAAGTTTTACACCTTGCTTTTGGATAAAAAAGCAGAATATTCTATCTCTAATGCAGGCTATGTTTCACAAAATGTGATACTCGAAAATGCTGCAACTCCGGGTGTTCCGGTTTCCCCGAATAGCAATATGATTTTAATAATATCCGTAATACTAGCTACGCTTTCATCGTTGATATTAATTATTGTTCGCTATGTTACTCATAATAATGTAACCTCCACTGCCGATATTGTAAAGTATACCGATGCCGGAATTTTAGGATTAATACCTAAATACAAAAAAGAAGTTCCAATATCACAGCTCTTGGTGGATCAAAATCCTAAGTCGAGTATAGCCGAAGCATTTCGTTCTGTTCGAACCAATATGCAGTTTATCTCTGATTCACTCGGTCCAAAAGTAATTTCGATTACCTCTTCCATTTCTGGGGAAGGGAAAACTTTTGTTTCAATTAATTTAGGAGGTATTATTGCTTACGCAGGAAAAAAAGTCATCATTATCGACTTAGATATGCGTAAACCGAAAATTCACATTGGTTTTAATGCTTCTAATGAAAGGGGTATGAGTACCATCTTAATAGGAAAAACAGACATTAAAGATTGTATTCAACATAGTTCCTTAAAAAATTTGGATTTTATTACAGCGGGTCCAATTCCTCCCAATCCATCCGAGTTAATTTTAACCAAGAAAATGGAGGAAATCATTGAGGAATTAAAGAAATCTTATGATGCTGTAATTATCGATAATCCTCCGGTGGGTATTGTTTCGGATGGATTAAACAATTTAAAAAGAGCTGATTATCCTATTTTCATTTTTAGGTCCAATTATTCGAAACGTTTCTTCTTCGAAAATGTGAACAATATTATTAAGGAACATAATATTAAAAACTTATCGATTATTTTAAATGGTGTAGACTCTATTCATCCAGGTTACGGATATGGATATGGTTATGGTTATGGCTACGGCTATGGGTATTACGATGATGATTCCAGAGCCAAAGCTAAGCCTTGGTACAAGAAAATTTTTAAACGTAAAAGCAACGCAGCGTATGGCTACCGTTATTGA
- the rfbC gene encoding dTDP-4-dehydrorhamnose 3,5-epimerase, protein MATVIETGFSGLLVIQPQVFEDERGYFYESYNRETYRKLGVDVDFVQDNQSLSNTGVLRGLHFQNPPYEQGKLVRVIKGAVLDVTLDIRKNSPTYGKHFAIELTEKNKTVLYVPPGFAHGFVTLEDQTLFFYKCTNYYNKAAEGAVLWNDPALGIDWKISNPQLSEKDKVASSFNEFKSMF, encoded by the coding sequence ATGGCTACCGTTATTGAGACCGGATTTAGTGGGTTACTAGTGATTCAACCTCAAGTATTTGAGGATGAACGTGGATATTTTTATGAGAGTTATAATCGCGAAACGTACCGTAAACTTGGTGTGGATGTAGATTTTGTGCAAGACAATCAGTCCTTATCAAATACCGGTGTTTTACGGGGCTTGCATTTTCAGAATCCACCTTATGAACAAGGTAAACTGGTGCGCGTTATAAAGGGGGCTGTATTGGATGTTACATTAGATATCCGAAAAAATTCTCCCACTTATGGAAAGCACTTTGCAATTGAGTTGACCGAAAAAAATAAAACAGTTTTATATGTACCACCCGGTTTTGCGCACGGTTTTGTAACGCTTGAGGATCAAACTTTGTTCTTTTATAAATGTACCAATTATTACAATAAAGCAGCTGAAGGCGCAGTACTTTGGAATGATCCTGCCTTGGGTATTGATTGGAAAATAAGTAATCCTCAGCTTTCTGAAAAAGATAAAGTTGCCAGCAGTTTCAATGAATTTAAGAGTATGTTCTAA
- a CDS encoding undecaprenyl/decaprenyl-phosphate alpha-N-acetylglucosaminyl 1-phosphate transferase gives MRNIDETIVRWETKSKPAFGGISFYIIFLLSISVYSIFSDDKTIFHKQQFLGVLLATSLGFIVGLADDAYNTRPYLKFLAQVLCGIILIASGTYITLFTNNYLNYALTILWVVGIMNSINMLDNMDAITSLVSIFILISALFVVYSIGKVDSINFIMIIGVLSSILGFLFYNWHPSKIYMGDTGSQFLGVLLSAMGITYFWNTPFNEGFLSPSKQLILTAIIFIIPIVDTTTVVINRLAKGKSPFVGGRDHTTHHLSYMGLSDRKVALLLGSIALLSFLMSIYIVTESNWTTTKVVFFGVYFLTIFGLLYSTTRKNKPEEKSK, from the coding sequence ATGCGGAATATTGATGAAACGATTGTGCGGTGGGAAACCAAATCTAAACCTGCTTTCGGAGGTATTTCTTTTTACATTATTTTTTTACTTTCCATTTCTGTTTATTCTATTTTTTCGGATGATAAAACAATCTTTCACAAGCAGCAGTTTTTAGGGGTACTTCTTGCCACATCCTTAGGATTTATTGTGGGCTTAGCGGATGATGCATATAATACCCGACCTTACCTTAAATTTTTAGCCCAAGTACTTTGTGGAATTATCCTCATCGCAAGTGGCACCTACATCACCCTATTCACAAACAATTACCTCAATTATGCCTTAACCATTCTTTGGGTTGTTGGCATCATGAACTCAATTAATATGTTGGACAATATGGATGCTATCACTTCTTTAGTATCCATTTTCATTCTTATTTCTGCACTATTTGTGGTTTATTCTATTGGTAAGGTTGATAGTATTAATTTCATTATGATTATTGGCGTGCTCTCTTCCATACTTGGATTTCTATTCTACAATTGGCATCCATCTAAAATATATATGGGCGATACGGGAAGTCAGTTTTTGGGTGTTTTATTGTCGGCAATGGGAATTACCTATTTTTGGAATACACCATTTAATGAAGGCTTTTTATCACCCAGCAAACAATTAATTTTAACCGCTATTATTTTTATTATTCCAATTGTTGACACAACAACCGTTGTAATTAATCGCTTGGCCAAAGGAAAATCGCCATTTGTTGGTGGTAGAGATCACACCACACATCATTTATCCTATATGGGCTTAAGTGATCGCAAAGTTGCTTTATTGCTTGGGTCCATCGCTTTGCTTTCTTTTTTGATGAGCATTTATATAGTAACTGAATCCAATTGGACAACCACAAAAGTTGTATTTTTTGGAGTTTATTTCCTAACCATTTTTGGGTTACTTTACAGTACCACCCGAAAAAACAAACCAGAAGAAAAGAGCAAATAA
- a CDS encoding lytic transglycosylase domain-containing protein codes for MKKHLISSVFVIALFIALMLFTFAKKFSVDEKFADDFRNGYQVFALDLPLNLEFAGEKVPMNNFDVRESLDRELLVCTYFQSQTLLVHKRANRWFPIIEPILKKNGVPDDFKYLAVIESNLSNVISPAGATGYWQILEATGKKLNLEITEEVDERYNVEKSTEAACRYLKEAYQTLGNWTLAAASYNMGIEGISKQVQNQKQTNYYNLLLNQETARYIFRILSAKEILLHPKNYGYNFRKRDVYSFIPTSRLTVDSSITSLTDFALGQGVNYKILKIFNPWLRKNYLSNKAKKSYTILLPKNGYTDYDYIEKHFSEDNIYSAEDTLRFYNSNAHSIDTNSIKN; via the coding sequence ATGAAAAAACATCTTATCTCTTCCGTTTTTGTTATTGCACTATTTATAGCACTTATGCTTTTCACCTTTGCAAAAAAATTCAGCGTGGATGAAAAATTCGCCGACGATTTCAGAAACGGATACCAGGTATTTGCTTTGGACCTTCCGTTAAACCTCGAATTTGCAGGCGAAAAAGTTCCAATGAATAATTTTGATGTGCGCGAAAGTCTCGATCGTGAATTACTTGTATGTACATATTTTCAGTCTCAAACCTTACTGGTTCATAAGCGCGCCAATCGTTGGTTTCCGATTATTGAACCCATATTAAAGAAAAACGGTGTTCCCGATGACTTCAAATATTTGGCAGTTATCGAGAGCAATCTTTCCAATGTAATTTCACCTGCCGGAGCCACCGGATATTGGCAAATTTTGGAAGCAACCGGAAAAAAATTAAACCTCGAAATTACCGAAGAAGTGGATGAGCGCTACAATGTCGAAAAATCAACTGAAGCGGCTTGTCGTTATTTAAAAGAAGCCTATCAAACCCTTGGCAATTGGACACTTGCAGCAGCTTCGTACAACATGGGAATTGAAGGAATTTCGAAACAAGTTCAAAATCAAAAACAAACAAATTATTACAATTTATTATTAAACCAAGAAACAGCGCGCTACATTTTCCGCATTTTATCTGCAAAAGAAATTTTACTACACCCAAAAAACTACGGTTACAATTTTCGTAAACGAGATGTTTATTCTTTTATTCCAACATCTCGTTTAACGGTAGATTCAAGTATTACCAGTTTAACCGATTTTGCATTGGGACAAGGAGTGAATTACAAAATTCTTAAAATATTTAACCCTTGGTTAAGGAAAAATTACCTCTCCAATAAAGCAAAGAAAAGCTACACCATTTTATTGCCTAAAAATGGCTATACCGATTACGATTATATTGAAAAACATTTTTCAGAAGACAATATTTACTCTGCCGAAGATACGCTACGTTTTTACAACAGCAACGCACATTCGATTGATACCAATTCCATAAAAAATTAA